From Proteus vulgaris:
GTTCAGAACGTTGCCAATCAGCGCTATCTGCCATAGGCGTAAATGCCCCTAAAACAAACAATAATGCTGACACGATCAGCACGCCTCTTAATGCCCCGAAACAGACCCCCAAAACTCGATCTGTACCTGATAACCCTGTGCGTTGAACAAGAGAGCTAATCACATAGTTCACAACAGCACCAACAATCAGTGTCGCAATAAACAGAGTGACTATTGCAATCCCGTTACGAACCAGTTCATCTTCAAACCGGGTAAAATAGACGGCAAGATAAGGATAAAACTG
This genomic window contains:
- the cvpA gene encoding colicin V production protein, with product MVWIDYAIIAIIGFSALVSLIRGFVREALSLITWGCGFFVASQFYPYLAVYFTRFEDELVRNGIAIVTLFIATLIVGAVVNYVISSLVQRTGLSGTDRVLGVCFGALRGVLIVSALLFVLGAFTPMADSADWQRSELIPQFNHIIRWFFDYLQNASSFVSERI